From one Colletotrichum destructivum chromosome 3, complete sequence genomic stretch:
- a CDS encoding Putative NADH dehydrogenase [ubiquinone] 1 alpha subcomplex subunit 5 codes for MRKTFRLLAGVKPARYLEPGTPTGLTGLWTHNSPRSTLLYLYNTTLEKLKTVPESSLYRQSVEALTKHRLGLVEATEPAGYAEWQKRAEQIVKEKPEQFRLVSGRVDGSGARTVKLGNRTFIVATQHDAQDVRVEEWDGEKDEGGTLEGPRTEAERKDHQLLADRKDLNDIAKVQWEPEPQLTADQISELENKIGAGLIEEVIEVAESELKLVDVMTQAKVWEDLEEKPVEGQWTYFERKSA; via the exons ATGCGAAAGACATTTCGCCTGCTCGCGGGCGTCAAGCCTGCTCGCTACCTCGAACCCGGCACCCCGACAGGCCTTACTGGCCTTTGGACACACAACAGCCCCCGGTCGACCCTGCTTTACCTGTACAACACCACCCTCGAGAAACTCAAGACGGTCCCCGAGTCCTCTTTGTACCGCCAATCCGTCGAAGCCCTTACGAAGCACCGCCTTGGTCTTGTCGAAGCGACGGAACCCGCCGGATACGCCGAGTGGCAGAAGAGAGCTGAGCAGAtcgtcaaggagaagccCGAACAGTTCCGCCTCGTCAGtggccgcgtcgacggcagcggcgcccGGACAGTGAAGCTCGGCAACCGAACGTTTATCGTAGCCACCCAACACGACGCTCAAGACGTCCGTGTCGAGGAGTgggacggcgagaaggacgagggcggcaccCTCGAGGGCCCCCGTACCGAGGCGGAGCGCAAGGATCATCAGCTGCTTGCTGACCGCAAGGACCTCAACGACATCGCCAAGGTTCAATGGGAGCCTGAACCTCAGTTGACGGCGGACCA GATTTCTGAACTTGAGAACAAGATTGGAGCTGGCCTCATTGAGGAGGTTATCGAGGTTGCCGAGAGCGAGCTGAAGCTCGTAGATGTGATGACGCAGGCAAAGGT TTGGGAGGACTTGGAAGAGAAGCCTGTCGAGGGCCAGTGGACCTACTTCGAACGCAAGTCTGCGTAA